The Tursiops truncatus isolate mTurTru1 chromosome 20, mTurTru1.mat.Y, whole genome shotgun sequence DNA window TTGGGGGAGTCTTGCGGGGTCCGGTGGCCTAACCAGCAAGGCAGAGATGCCCACTGTGCGCCGCGCTTTCTGCCTTGGCCCCGCCTTCCAGTGGGGTCCAGTGACACTTGGACCCTCGGCAGCCCCCGCTTCCCCAGCCCCTTAGCTTTTCCCGGGCAGGAGGAGGCACTTCCTGTTGCCGCTGATTGCTCCTGCAGCCCCAGAAGCTGGGCATCACCCTTCTGTCCCCGCACAGGGATTGTGTTTGGGGGTCCCCATCCACCTGTGTCCTCTGGATCTAGGGACTCTgatccctgcctgcctgcctgggccATCTTACAGATAAGAGCCGGCAGGGGTAGCCATGGGCTCATCACTGCGTCCCTCCCTCACCCGGCGTCTGTCCCCTCTGTGCCATCACTGCTCATCGCTGCTGGGCTTTTAGTCTCCCCAGCCACCAACCCAGACCAGATCCCACAGCCTCTGCCGAGCCAAGAACACGTCGACTGATCCCTGGTTTCCACTTTAACCTGGGTGGTTGTTTTTCTAAGTAGACACTAGCTTGTTCGCTTTGGGGAGAACATCtggggggttggggaaggggacTGTAACGCTGGCGTGAggacagggaggcaggaggggtaAGCAGCCAGCCTCGGCTCGAGACTCTCGGGGCCCTGCCCACGGGAGCTGATCTCAGTGCGCCGAGAACTATCAGCATTCTGATGGCCGCGGAGGGCCAAGTACGGGGCGGGGCAGTCCCTCCCCAAGCCtcacttcccccccccccaccctgggTTTAGGGCCCTCATGCTTCTGGCGTGGCATTCAGGGAGATCTGGGGGATCCTGGGGACCTCTGTGGGCCCAGGGAGGAGCACCTGGGCCTAGCTCCGAGCTGAGAACTCCGAGACCCCCATGAGAGGCGGCAGCTGCTGCTTTTGTCCAGGACACGATGGGCAGAGCTGCCACAGGTTCGCATCCTGGGAGGTGCGAGGTGGCCGGGCAGACCCTGCCCTGAGCCTCCTTGCCTGggagaaagcagggacttgaTCCCCGGAAAAAGGGAGGCTCAGTGGGCAGGCGATGGTTCTCCCCTAGGCCAGGCCAGCCAAATCCCTCGTTTAAGCCCCCTGAATAGGAAAAGCTTAAACTAACTTGCCGAGTAAGCAGGCACTCCAGGCCCCTCTGCCTGCTCAGCAAGCCAGCAGAGGGCTGCAGCCTCGGCCTGTGCCCCGTGCTGGGTCCCAGCAAGAGAAGGGGGAGCCTGAGTTCGAAAGGGAGGCTCTCCAGAGACTACAACCAAGCGTGTCCCCCAGGACCCTCCTCTCCGTGCTTGTGGTAGATTGTGGCCCCTCCACCCTTGAGACAGGGGACCCTGGCGGCTCCCTTCCCTTCGTCCCCGCCTCATCTGTGAGCGGAGCCACTCACCTGGGAGCTCAGgtgctggggttggggggcaaCCGCAGGTGCTGGGGAGCCCAGCAGCCTCCGCGTGCCTCTCCTCCGGCCTCCCCTCCAGCGGGGCTCAcacctcttccttcctttgcGGACGCCTCTTTCCTGACCCGCGGCTGCTCCCCGGGTGCCTCTGCTCAGCGCAGCGGAGCTCCTGGCTGCTGACAACCAGCTGCTGTCTCGGCCttagcttttttgttgttggtcgTCCTGGAGATTCAAGTGTCACATTACATGGGGCGGCTGCCGAAGTAGGGAGCCAGTGCCACCGCTGCCCCCGCAGGCGAGGGAATCCCTGCTGGGAACTGGTCCTGCGGCTGCAGGTTCCTGCCTGCTCCCTGCCCCGAAGGTCTGCACGGCCCTCCTctgttcctcctcctcttctctcctccctcctggcgGGTGTGGGCTGGGCCTGGGCTGTGAGCTGATGAAAGAGGAGGTCGGCTCTCACGTTCCCTGGCAAAGATGACCCCTGGGAGGTTCCACCTGAGCGGTGGAgtcaggagggagggagcgagggagggggCCTGCACCCCTCCCAGTTCTTTGCCTCCCGCCCCGCCCTCAGGAGCACCTTTGGGCCCATGTCCCTCAACCCCCAACCTGTCCCTCAGGCAACTCCCTGGCAGGttcctctctgttttctcctgGGAAGGAAAGTAAATAGTGGGGGAGCTGCTGGACCACCCAAGCAGTCAGCCCTCTGGGGAGGCATCTTGGGGAAGAACTTGGGAGTCTTGGGAGTGGCCTGGCCTTAGCCTGTTCCCGGGGGCGGcccctggaggaggagagaggacacTGCTGATCTCGTTCTTGCCAAAGAGTGTCGGCTGGGGCTGTCTCCACACTCCGGGCCCGGCTGTCCGGGCcgggctccagagcccaggggcTGGCTGCTTTGACATTTGGCTGGTCGTACCACCCCAGCAGACCAGGCTGTGCCCGGAGCAGGACAGGAGCCGACCCCAGCCCGCATCTGCGAGCTGTCAATGGAGCCCTTTGAGTGTGAGCACAAAACGCCAGTGAGTTGGGGCTTGGGGGAGGCGCGGGGGGAAGGAAGCCAGCCTTGTGGCCGCACCACTTGGATGCCAGAGCCTCCCAGAGGCCGGACAGGCAGCCACTGTGCGGTCGCACAGGCTTGAGCCATGGAATGAGTTACACATCGGTTTTGGGTGTGGCGGGAATAGCGCCCTCTGGTGGCCTCCATGCCCTCCTTGCCGGCTCCAGCCGTTCTCTCCTCAGCTAAACAAGGCAGCCAGCCCGGGCTTCCTGGGGGCTGTGTCGCAACCTGTTGTCATTCCTGGAGGCTGGCCCTCGGGGTCCTGGCTCCTCAAAGTGTTTCTTGCAGCCCCAGGCAGTGCTCACGTTGAGAGGTGTTCTGGTTAGAGCAGTGACGCCCACTCTTCTGGTCTTTGGGATGTGGTGACTAGACAGCCCTACCTCTGCTCTGGCATCTCCCCTCGGGTTCCCCCACCCCGTGCCACATTCCTGCTGCAGGAATGGCTGTTTGTAACAGCCCTGATAGAACTGTGGCCCCCCGGGCCTCTGCATCTGCCCCGGTGACCGACTGTGCCCCCAGCCTGGGGGGGTTCATTCTTCCAGCCTGGAAGGTACGATGAGGAAGACTCCAGCCACGGCTGCATCTCCTCGCTGCCCTCACCAGTGCCGGCTCTACGGTGCTGGCCCTGAGCTGCCCAGTTCCTGCTCTCAGGCAGTCCCCCTGGTCCCGGGCTGTGTACACTGGGCTGGGTACACACAGGCTTGTTGGGGACAACAAGGAAGAGGTCACCAGGAGACAGAAGTAGAGCAGAGTGCTGAGGTGGGGTAGGGCCACTTCCTGctgttctctccctccctccccgtcaGAAAAAAGTGAAGAGTGATAATAAGAGCCGTGTCCTGGGCACTGTGCAGCTTACTTCAGAGCGTCATCCTGGCCCTTATGCAGCCCAAGGGGCCAGTGCTCCTCTTGCACCGGCTTGTAGGCAGGAGTGTGTAGGCTTCAGGAGGTCAGATGCTGTCCCCAAGGACACAGCCTCAGCAGCAGAGTCAGCGTCTGCACCCAGAGTCCGTGCTCCTTCCAGGGTGCCCCACTGCCGAAGGATGGAGAGGGGGCTGGGGCCCGGAGGAGTACTCCATAGAGAAGCAGGACAGAATGGGGTCTGTGCCCTGGCTCCTCTGGATACGTGTGTTCCATGACTTTGAGAAAGCTCTCAGCTCActgccctcatctgtaaaatgggcacccCAGCGATGCCTTGTGAGGCTCGCATGAGATGCCTACCACAGTGCCAGACATGTAGCTGTGCTCAACCAGAGTTTCGGGATCGGGTGAACGAACGCTGGCCAGCGTGCGTCCCTCACCCCTTGCCTGTGTTATGCTGCCTGCTCCAGGTGCCGCCACGCTGCCATTGCTAAGTACTTCGGGGATGCGCCCCCCGCCTGCACCAAAGGCTGTGACCACTGCCAGAACCCTGCAGCTGTGCGGAAGCAGCTGGACGCTTTGGAGCAAAGCTGCAGCTGGAGCAAGACCTCCATTGCGCTCTCCCAGGGGAACGGCTTTGACCCTGAGCTGTATGAGGGAGGCCGCAGGGGTTATGGGGGCTTTAGCAGGTGAGAGGCCATGAGGCCAGGGGCCCCCAACCCACTGGAAATAGTCTGGCATTCTCTCCCTGATGCTAAGGCCAGACCAGAGGCGACACAGTGCCGTAGTCCACCCCCCAGCCCTGAGGGCCACACTGGGGCCAGGACTTCGGTGTTGCCCATGAGCTGCCAGGGCCTCAGAGACATCACTGTCCCAGCAGACACGTGACAGGAGGGCAGAGCCCAGACCCAGGACTGCTCATGCCCAGCCTGTCTTCTAGGTACAACGAAGGCTCTGAAGGCAGTGGGGATGAGGGCAGAGACGAGGCCCACAAGCGGGAATGGAATCTCTTCTACCAGAAGCAGATGCGCCTGCGCAAGGTGAAGGGGATGGGGGCTCAGTGGGGTCCAGGTGGCCCCCTGCTCACACCCTCTCAGCCCCTTCCCTGGGGCTGGACTGGGAGCTGTCTTGCTGCAGGGCAGGATGCCTTACGGGCCCTCATGTCATCTTCCAGGGCAAAGACCCCAAGATAGAAGAATTCGTACCCCCAGGTCAGTACAGAGATGCCCCCTGGGCTGGTCTCAGGGTATGGTGGAGGATGCCTCGCTGGGGGGTTGGGGATGCCAGAGAGCAGAAAGTAGAGTGGCAGGACTTGCCTCTGCTCCCCCCAGATGCAGACTGTCCCCTGAGAGAGGCTTCCAGTAGGAAGATCCCCAGACTCACTGTGAAGGTAAGAGGTGGGCAGCTCGTCACACCTGCCCCCCCAGGATCCCCCCACAACCTGAGACTGTTTGACCAACTTCCCTCCCCTGTGCAGGCCCGTGAGCACTGCCTGGGGCTCCTGGAGGAGGCTCTGAGCAGCAACCGCCAGGCCGCAGGTTCCACTGATGGGTGAGTGTCGTCAGGGCCGAGGAGCGGTCCCCGGGCTCCTGTTCCTTTGGAGGCCACAGGAACCCCAGCCCCCGTGGCTTATTTGGGCACCCCTCCCCAAATTGGGACTCATCTTACTCCCAGGGGGTGTGAgtctccacagcctcaccaggGGGCAGGCTTGGCCACAAGCGAGGGGCTGCCAGGAGCTGCTGAGGGACAGTAAACCACAGGGGGCGCAGACAGTCCAGGTCGGAATCCCTGTGCCCAAGGCCGTTCCTGCCAGGCCGTTCCTGAAGCCATCTCCAGGGTCCCCAGGGGGGATCTAACAGGGAGGGGGCCTCAGGTCTACCTGACACCTTAACCTCATTCCTACCCTCAGATCTGACCTCCAGGCCAAGGCAGTGGACCTGGAACACGAGACATTCCGAAATGCCAAGGTGGCCAACCTGTACAAGGCCAGCGTGCTGAAGAAGGTGGGCACCgggcggggtgggtggggcgTGCTCCGGGCTCTGGGTGGGAGAGGCAGCCTGCCACACAGGGCGCGCTTATTCCCGGGGGAGCCCGACTTCCCTCCTTTCCCGGCTGGAAGTATTTCTAGCCAACCCCGTGTGGACTAGAACTTGTCTAGTGCCCAGGTGCCGCGGAACCCACTCGTGGGaagcctgggctgggggctcttGGGAGCTAGGGGTGCCGACCATGGCGTTCccccctgtccctgccccaggTGGCTGAGATCCACAAAGCCTCCAAGGATGGGCAGCTCTACGATGTGGGAGGTGGTGCCAGGAGCTGCAGCGCCCAGGCCGAGCCCCCAGAGCCCACCGAGTATGACATCCGGCCGGCCTCCCAGGTGTACTCGGTGAGCGGCGTCCTGGTGTCCCCCCCAAACCTGGGTCCAGGAAAGGCGCCACGGCCCCTTGCCCTCAGCGAGGGCATAGTCCTTGCTCTCCTGGCATCACAGCCCTGGCCCTAGGGCGCCCCAGGGCAGGCCTTCGCGCTTCCGTACTCTGCCAGCTACGCCTCTGCAGCCCCCCACAGCGCCTGTCTCGCCAGCCCGATCCCCAAGCCTTGTCCCGCCCAGCTTTTCCCGCCCCCACTCCCAGGAGCCCCACCCACGCAGCCATCCCTGGGCCCTCTAGAGAGTGCCCTGGAGGCACCTGGGGTCAGAAGCCTCTCTCCTCCTCACAGCTCAAACCCAAGCGGGTGGGAGCTGGTTTCCCGAAAGGCTCCTGCACATTCCAGACGGCCCCTCAGCTGATGGAGAAGACGCGGCTCAAAGAGCAAGACCCCCGGCCGGTGCAAGGAGGCGAGCAGGAGCCGCCCGGCCAGCCCCGTGGCCGCCAGGATGAGGACCGCGCtgagcccctccctgggcccagaGCAGAGGCCCCCGGGAGCGGTGCTCATTGTGGGGCGTCCTCCCCCGAGAAGAAGGCAAAAGGCCCTTCTCCGGGCAGTCCTACTGCCAAGGCCCGGGTCGGCAAGAAGCAGCAACTCCTGGCCGCGGCGGCCCTCAAGGACTCCCAGAACATTGCCCGCTTCTTCTACCAAAGGACCGAGAGCTCTCCTCCGCTCACTTCAGCCCCAGGGGCAGAAGGTGCCAGCCCTTCCCGTGACGGGGCGCGGGGACCCCTGACGGCCCCAGAGAAGTGCACAGGGGAGGAGGATGGAGCCATGGGACATTTGGCTGCCCACCCCCAGACCGAGGAGTGCTCCGAGGAGGGGCCAAGGTGAGGTCACGGGCAGTCCTGGAATCCTCTAGAATCCCCTCTGCTAACTGGGCCTCTGAAGCTCGGGGCCTGTTCCCACGATGGGCTTCACTGGGCCACCTGGGCTGAGGGCGCGGCTGGCATCTGGAGCTCTGACGCCTGCTCTCCCTTCCGGCCAGTGCCTGCCTGCTGCTCAGAGACCAGAGGCCCCCAGAAGGCCAGCCCACCCCCAcaaaggaggcacagagaggcaagCGGCCCAGACCCCAGCAGGTACTGAGAGGGGGGAAGATACCTGTCTACCAGGCTGGTGTCTGCTCTGGGTAGGGGTTTGGGAAAATCATGTCTTCTTTCCACATCCCAGGGCAGATGGGCTGGGCTAGAGGGAGCCAGGAGGTACTGAGGCCCAGTcttccaggaggggaggggccagTAACAGGGAGCCCAAGAGTGACCCTCCACTGTGGCCCTGCCCAGGAGAACCCAGAGAGCCAGGCTCAGAAGAGGCCATGCCCCTCAGCCAAGGTCCCCATCTTAGCTGAGACCAAGGGCAGCGTCTCAGCCAGCGATCGGGGCAGCGTGAAGCCTCAAGGCTCCTGCCAGCTCTTGGCTCCTGGCATCTCGCTGAAGGAGGCTGCGAACATCGTGGTCAAGTGTCTGACCCCCTTCTACAAGGAGGGCAAGTTTGCGTCCAAGGTAGggtaggtgcatgggctctgttCTCCCCTGAGCCTGGGGCACTTGGGTGCAGTGCGTGGGTGGGTAGGGAGCGTGAGCCCCAGTGAAAAGCAGGGCGGAAGCAGGCCAGTCCAGAGGCCCGCTCCCGCTCCCTGGGTCTGCCTCGCTCTTGGGTCGCAGCTGTGGGTCGCTCAGAGCAGGGTGAGGTTCTGCGCACTCTGCTCCTCTCCACTCTCTGTCCCCAGGAGCTGTTTAAAGCCTTCGCCCGCCACCTCTCACACTCGCTGACCCAGAATCCGTCTCCGGGAAGGAGCGGTGAGTGCCTGCGTCACCGGCCGGGAGGTGCTTGTGGGGGCCCTGTAGTGGGGAGACTGGCTCTCACGCTCCCCCATCCCGAATCCAGTGAAGGAAGAGGCCCAGAACGTCATCAAGCAGTTTTTCCACGGCCGAGCCCGGTGCGAGAGTGAAGCCGACTGGCACGGCCTGTGTGGCCTGCAGAGATGACCGAGAGCTGCCCGATGGGGCCGGTGTCCTCCCCGGACTCCACCGCAGCCCAGCCCGGGCCTCGCTCAGTAACGGGGAAGGTGGGCGGCCTGCTGCTGCTGGGACATCGTCTGCTCTCAGGCTCTTCACCCTTCCAGCCATGCCTTGCTTTGGAAATGGGTCTGGACACCTCCCAAATCAAGGTCAGAGGTCAGCCCACTTTCCTCTTTGCTCGCGAAGCCTGAGGTCCTCTTTCTCctagcctccctgcctccccggCCCTCGTGGCTGGGTTTTCTGGGCCAGATCCACAGATCAGAAAGTGACAGGTGGTGTGGCTGCTGCCAgaggaacagaaggaaggaaggtccCTCCACCTCGTGTACTTTGCATGTTTTCAGCCGGGGGCGAGGCCCACCAGTCCGAGGCCTTGGGGCCTACTCAGAAAGAGCCCGGGCTGGCCCCAGGTCCGCCCCCACCACCGTCTTCCCTCGCGATGCCAGCCTCCAGCCCGACCCAGGTGCAGAGCTCATGGGAAGACGGGCAGCAGCCAGGCCCTGCTCCCTCTCAGCCCCTGGCCGGGAAGGCCAGGCGGGGCTTCGACAGTTACCAGGGGAATAAAGTCCTGTTGGTTCTcgtgcacacgcacacagccCTGTTCTCTCAGGAGTTTTATTTCCTCAGCAGCTGCTGCTCCCGGGGCTGGGCTCATACTCGTGTCGGGCCAGGGCCCAGGTGGGCATCTCCCCCAGACTGGGCAACATCGGACGCCCAAGCCAAGTTCCTGCAGCGCCCACCCCAGGCTCAGGCCCAGGCCCACCCCAGAGGGAGTCTCATGACTCTTTCCCAGTTGAAGTCACTATAGCAGCCCCTCCCCGTGGGCCAGCTGGGCTGTGCTGCAGCAGGTTCCAGAACCAAGCGGTGAAGTCCAGGCCAGACTGGCCTGACAGCACCCAAAGGAGACTGTCCGGGTGAGACTTGGCCAGAGAGGCTTCCTGTCCtcgtctctgcccctcccccactcctcttgGGTGAAGCCCGGCCACTAAGTGGAAGGAGAGTTGCGGTCCAGCAGGAAGGTGATGGTGTGCTTCAGCTCCTGGGCCTGCGCGGGCACAGGCATGTGAGGCCAGGGCTCCCCAGccagccccctgcctctgcccccagccccaccacgCCGGAGCAGTGGGCAGAGGCCCGGGCCCAGGCTCCCGGGCACACCAGGCCTGGGTGAGGCGCTTGCCACCTTCTCAGGGCGCAGAGGCCACCCACCTGCGGCAGCTCAAACCAGATGGTCTGGGGGTTGTCAGCCGAGCCATAGTTGAGTTCCAGGCCAGGGGAGTCCTCAGGCCCCAGTGGGCTCAGCACGCGGAGCTGCTGCAGGTCCCTCAGGGCGATGGAGCAGCACAGgtcctgggggcggggaggggggacgGGGAGAGAGAGCGGAGCTTGGTTCCTCTGGGGGAGGGGTCGGTGGAGGTGGTGGGAGACAAGTGGCCCAGGAGCCTGGCCCACCTGAGAGCTGGGGTCCATGAGGATGAGGTGCTGGCGGTTCAGCCCCAGcaggccagggctgggcagggccggCTTGCTCACTCTCAGCACCATGTAGACAGTGTAGCCAAAGAGGGGCAGCTCACTCACGGCCTCTGCGGATGGAGGGGTAGAGCAGGAGTTCTGACCGCTGGGGCCCTGGGACCTGCCGGACTTTGCCCCCAGGacagaggagagggcagggcaggtggagagcttcctcagcccctccaccctctccccttccttgcTGGGGCTCCCGCCTCTGCCCCAGCTGCCTCCTAGCCCCAGACCCACCTATGAAGCTGATCTGCGCTTCCTGAGAGCTGCATCCTTGCAACTGCCGCAGCTCCTGGCCCATCAGGCTCTTCACAGCGGCCACGTTCATCTGGCATTGCAGCTGCTTTGGCAAGTAAGCCAGTAGGTCTTGCCTAGGACACAGCCTGGTCAGTCAAAGCTGGGCATACAGCAGGTGCTAAGTAGATGAACCAGTGGCTACCGTGGGTGAGACCGGGGATCCAGACACATGAATGAGGCGTGGGTTCTGCCCTTGAGGAGcgtgggggggtgggcaggtgtACCCAGCCCCCATTTGGTTAGGGCCACAAAGGGTACAAGTGGCCTTGACCTTGGAGGAGGGGGTAGGGGTGGTGGGGTGACAGGAGGTGTGAGGGCTGTGTTCACACTCACTCTGAGGGGGGCTCCTCGTGGTTCCTGCTGAGGTGCTGCAAGGCAGCCAGCCTGGCAAGTTGGGCATCTTCCTGGGCGCTGACTAGCAGCTTCCCCTGCAGGTAGTCCCGCAGCACCTGAGGGGGGAGCAGTGAGGGGGCAGCTGTGCCCCAAAGCCCCACCTAGTGGGTGGCTCCTGGGCCTcaagccctccccccacccagggaGGGACTCTCCCTCAAGCTGCAGCCGAGGTTCCAACTACCAGCGGCGCGGCAGCGCGGGGCCGAGTGGGGCTGACCTGGCCGTAGTGGGTGCTGACGTAGGTGGGATTATCGAAGTGCAGCGGGGTCTCCCAGCCGAGCCGCCGGCTGTGCAGGCTCACGTCCAGACCCACCACCTCGCTGTTGAGGTACTCCCGGGGCCACAGGGGCCGCACCAGCTGGCCTGCGCGGGGAGCCTGGGTCCACAGCCTGCCCTGCCGCCCGGGGCCAGCCCCGCCCACAACCCTGCCAGCCCCAGTGTGGGAGCTGCCTCCCCCGTGGCCAGAAGAGCAGACTTGGCAGGCAAGGCCACGTCCCTGAGTCCAGCCGGGCCACGCTTCCTCCCCAGGCCAGGTGGCCTACCTTCCCCTTTGATGAGGAAGAGGGCAAATTCCTGCACTTCATGGGGGTCCGTCATGCCCATCTGCCCACACATCTCCTCCAGTACTTCTGCTGCCACCTGGACATGCGGACAGGGCCGTGACGGGggtgctggggagggaaggaggctgcaGCAGGGGAGGGATGTCCCCAGAACTGATGCCCATGGCTTCCCTGggtctccccagcccctcctctgtgtCCCTGTGCTCACCGTGAAAGTGTGGGTGTTGGTCTTGTACTCCACACCCCCGGGCAGGTGAATTAGGAGCAGGTGGACTACTTGTCCTTTCTGCCAAAGTAGGTACGGGGTCAGCCCCCCAGTGGGCAGAGGCCCCGGCCCCCCCACCCAGAGGGAGCCCCAGAACACCCAGCCGCCTGCACCCCCCGTACCAGGAAAGCCTGCATTTCGCCTGGGGAGGGCAGCTGCCGGCGCCCCCCGTACTTGACTGTGTGCTGGAGGTGCCCCTGGCAGCGCCGGGCCAGCTCTGCAGAGAGGAGCCAGGCTGGGGTCATGAGCATCCCCAAACCCCTCCCCAAGCAGCCGAGACCCCAGCCTGGAAGCCCCTCCCCCCGGCACCGTGGCTCAGGGCTGAATGCTGCAGAAACTTGGTCACGTAGGGCATCAGCGAGGTTGATGGGGGAAAGTAGCCTGTGAGGAGGCTGAGGAAAGTCCACCCTCGAGCGCAGCGTCTCCTGCAGGGCAGAGAGCCTGGGCTTTGGGCCGGCCGGGCAGCAGCACTTTGGGCTGCCCCTGAGAGGCCCGCCACCGACCCCCGCCCGTCCCCCACTCTCACGGCCGGGGGTGTCCTGTGATCTGCTTGATGGCCTGGCAGTAAATCTCATCCCTGAGGTTCTCCTCCTGGCACagctgtggggagaggaagggcaggGGGCAGCGGGTCGGGGGCAGAGCTGCAGTGCAGTGCAGTGGAGTGAGGGATGGCGTGGGATCTGAAGTCGGAGAAGTCCTGCCAGTGGCGTGGGCTGGGGGCCAAGTCAGGGTGACAGAGGTGACAGGCCACTGTCATCTCTCGGCCTCGGTTTCACTCGGCTTAATAGCATCTGCACAACTGGCCACTCAACTAAGTCGCCGTCTTTACCTGCTTCCAGGCCGTGCTCGGCCCTGTCCTCTTTCTCTGGTCCCTCTGTCTTAGTCATCTCTGCTGACCCTCTCATCTCCTTGACTCCTAAGGGCTGCAGTGCCCTTGGGCCTCTGTCTGCTGATGACTCCCAGTGCCTGCCTCCAGCCCAGACTTCTCCCATGAAGCCCAGACCTTCCACTTGGAAGACTGGGACTTCAGACTTCATGCATCCCCAACAGATTCCTCCACCAGGCTGGCCCCATCCTCACTCAGGCTTCCTGTGGCGACCAGCATTGCTCTGGCCTAGGCCCCCGTGTCCCCCTCGGCCCCTCGCTCTCACACCCCACGTGCACCCCTGCTGCTTGGGGTCCTTCTTCTCCCctctgctgctgcctctgggcCTGGGCCAGCCACGTCTCACCTGGGATTGTGGCAGGAACCCTCCCCTTGCCCTTAAACTCCCAGAATCGCAGACAGCCGCCAGAGCGACCCCACGAGATGTAAGCCACGTCTCTCCTCAAAACCCTCCAGTGTTTTCCCAGATCTCGAAAAATCCAAGTCCTGACAGTGGACCACAAGGCCTCCCGTGACCCGGACCCTCTGTCCCTCCTGGTCCTCGCCTCCACTCTCCCCCTTGCTCActgggctccagccacactggactTGCTGGGGCCGAGGCTcacccccgcctctgcctgtGTGCGTGCCCCCATGCCCTGCCCCCATGCATACGTGCCTCACTCGCTGGCCTTCTTCAGGTCTGCTCCAGGGTCACCTTGTCACCAAGCCTTCTGCACTGaagcagcccctcccctgctTTATCACTCTGCACAGCACTCTTTGCCCTGGACACGTTGCCTCAGGGTTTACTGAGTGTCTCCTCTAACCAGGCTGTAAGCTCTGCAGGGACTTGGCCTGCTTGGTgcactgccctgcccccagcacgTAGGTGCTCGATAACTAATTTTGGATTCTTTGAATGTATAGTGACCAGGGGACACGGGGTCCCATGGAGGCCCAGGCAGGAGGACAGGAAGGGGCCCTCAGGGCTCATTGACTCCCCACAGCTTCCGGCTCACTTTCCTACCTTCAGCAGCCCGTAGAGGAGATCCAGGTCGTTCTTGCCCCGGGGCTTGGACTGGTCCCCCATAAACTGCATCAGAGCTGCGGGCAGGATGAAAAGCACGgtgagctgggctgggggcctggcCCTGGCTCGTGCTGTCGCTGTGCAGGGCCATCTCATGCCTTGCTCTCAGAATGCGTGTGAGCCAGGCGGAGCAGCAGTCTCAGCTGTACCGACGAGGAGACAGAGTTCAGAGAGACCCTGTGGCCACCCAGGGCTACACCAAGCGCACAGCAAGCCAGACCTACCGCTGCCTTCCAGCCCAGACTCCACACAACCCACACCCCCTGGGCATGAGTAGAAGTGGGTGAGGGCCACGTGGTATAGGAGACACCGGTGAGCTTCCCCGAGTCGGTGAACTCAAGGACAGAAGGCGACCAGGTGCCTGGGTCCCGGGCACTGCAGACATGGCGACCCAGGACACCGTGGCTACTT harbors:
- the RECQL5 gene encoding ATP-dependent DNA helicase Q5 isoform X1, which codes for MSTNSSSPFDPERRVRSTLKKVFGFDSFKTPLQERATMAVVKGDKDVFVCMPTGAGKSLCYQLPALLAKGITIVISPLIALIQDQVDHLLALKVQVSTLNSKLSAQQKKELLCDLEQEKPWTKLLYITPEMAASASFQPALNSLASRHLLSYLVVDEAHCVSQWGHDFRPDYLRLGALRPRLAHAPCVALTATATPQVREDVFAALQLKQPVATFKTPCFRANLFYDVQFKELLPDPYGNLRDFCLKALGQKADKGLLSGCGIVYCRTREACEQLAIELSYRGVNAKAYHAGLKAPERTLVQNEWMEEKVPVIVATISFGMGVDKANVRFVAHWNIAKSMAGYYQESGRAGRDGKPSWCRLYYSRNDRDQVSFLIRKEVAKLQEKRGNKASDKAAVLAFDALVAFCEESGCRHAAIAKYFGDAPPACTKGCDHCQNPAAVRKQLDALEQSCSWSKTSIALSQGNGFDPELYEGGRRGYGGFSRYNEGSEGSGDEGRDEAHKREWNLFYQKQMRLRKGKDPKIEEFVPPDADCPLREASSRKIPRLTVKAREHCLGLLEEALSSNRQAAGSTDGSDLQAKAVDLEHETFRNAKVANLYKASVLKKVAEIHKASKDGQLYDVGGGARSCSAQAEPPEPTEYDIRPASQVYSLKPKRVGAGFPKGSCTFQTAPQLMEKTRLKEQDPRPVQGGEQEPPGQPRGRQDEDRAEPLPGPRAEAPGSGAHCGASSPEKKAKGPSPGSPTAKARVGKKQQLLAAAALKDSQNIARFFYQRTESSPPLTSAPGAEGASPSRDGARGPLTAPEKCTGEEDGAMGHLAAHPQTEECSEEGPSACLLLRDQRPPEGQPTPTKEAQRGKRPRPQQENPESQAQKRPCPSAKVPILAETKGSVSASDRGSVKPQGSCQLLAPGISLKEAANIVVKCLTPFYKEGKFASKELFKAFARHLSHSLTQNPSPGRSVKEEAQNVIKQFFHGRARCESEADWHGLCGLQR
- the RECQL5 gene encoding ATP-dependent DNA helicase Q5 isoform X2, which produces MSTNSSSPFDPERRVRSTLKKVFGFDSFKTPLQERATMAVVKGDKDVFVCMPTGAGKSLCYQLPALLAKGITIVISPLIALIQDQVDHLLALKVQVSTLNSKLSAQQKKELLCDLEQEKPWTKLLYITPEMAASASFQPALNSLASRHLLSYLVVDEAHCVSQWGHDFRPDYLRLGALRPRLAHAPCVALTATATPQVREDVFAALQLKQPVATFKTPCFRANLFYDVQFKELLPDPYGNLRDFCLKALGQKADKGLLSGCGIVYCRTREACEQLAIELSYRGVNAKAYHAGLKAPERTLVQNEWMEEKVPVIVATISFGMGVDKANVRFVAHWNIAKSMAGYYQESGRAGRDGKPSWCRLYYSRNDRDQVSFLIRKEVAKLQEKRGNKASDKAAVLAFDALVAFCEESGYNEGSEGSGDEGRDEAHKREWNLFYQKQMRLRKGKDPKIEEFVPPDADCPLREASSRKIPRLTVKAREHCLGLLEEALSSNRQAAGSTDGSDLQAKAVDLEHETFRNAKVANLYKASVLKKVAEIHKASKDGQLYDVGGGARSCSAQAEPPEPTEYDIRPASQVYSLKPKRVGAGFPKGSCTFQTAPQLMEKTRLKEQDPRPVQGGEQEPPGQPRGRQDEDRAEPLPGPRAEAPGSGAHCGASSPEKKAKGPSPGSPTAKARVGKKQQLLAAAALKDSQNIARFFYQRTESSPPLTSAPGAEGASPSRDGARGPLTAPEKCTGEEDGAMGHLAAHPQTEECSEEGPSACLLLRDQRPPEGQPTPTKEAQRGKRPRPQQENPESQAQKRPCPSAKVPILAETKGSVSASDRGSVKPQGSCQLLAPGISLKEAANIVVKCLTPFYKEGKFASKELFKAFARHLSHSLTQNPSPGRSVKEEAQNVIKQFFHGRARCESEADWHGLCGLQR